The Antechinus flavipes isolate AdamAnt ecotype Samford, QLD, Australia chromosome 4, AdamAnt_v2, whole genome shotgun sequence genomic interval GTGGCCTGCGCCACCCAACTCTTCTTCTTTCTGGGCTTTGCATGCACCAACTGCTTCCTCATCGCTGTGATGGGCTATGACCGTTATGTGGCCATCTGCTTCCCCCTGAGGTACATGATTATCATGAACAAGAGACTGGGGCTTGGACTTATATCTGTGTCTGCTGCTACAGGATTCTTCATTGCCCTGGTAGCCACCAATCTGATCTGTGACATGCCCTTCTGTGGCCCCAACAGGGTCAATCACTACTTCTGTGATATGGCACCTGTGATCAAGCTGGCCTGTACAGACACCCATGTGAAGGAATTAGTTCTATTCAGCCTCAGCATCCTTGTCATTATGGTTCCCTTTGTGCTAATCCTAATCTCCTATGGCTTCATTGTCAACACCATCCTTAAGATCCCATCAGCTGATGGGAAGCGTAAGGCATTTGCCACCTGTGCCTCTCATCTCACTGTAGTCATTGTCCACTATGGATGTGCCTCCATCATCTACCTTCGGCCCAAATCCAAGTCTGCATCAGATAAGGATCAGCTTGTGGCAGTAACATATACTGTAGTGACTCCCTTGCTCAATCCCCTTGTCTACAGCCTGAGGAATCAGGAAGTGAAGGCAGCACTGAAAAGAGTCTTCTGGAGGCCAGCACCTGCCAAGTTAGTCTGAAGGAGGCGTTTTAGTTTgtaaagaatggggaaaagatgCCCAAGGCATGTCTCCACCATGCTACAAGGATAGTTATTCAAAGGCTGGGGGCACTTTGTCCTTTTCATCCTGGAAAAGAGCAAACAAATATGAACCATATAATAGGGCATCATAAACATGCCCCATTGCCTCATGGCTATGATTTGATCCTCAGCATAACTTAGTAGGAGGGAAagagctgaatttggagtcagaggtcctGAATTCAAGTACTAACTATACTTATAACCTATGTGATCGTGGCCAAGTCTTTCAATGTCTGTGTAtctattttctatccaaaaaatAAGGCATGGGTGGGAGGAGCCAATATGGCAGAGAAAAGATAGTCACTCTTCCAAACCCTTTTCAAACACCTTTACATGAAGGCATTAAACAATTCTTGGAGCAGAAGAACCTACAAAAGGATAGAGTGAAATAATGTTCCATCTCAAGACAGCTTAGGTTAGCAAGAAAGGTCTGTCATACCTCCTTGATGGTGGAGGACATTCTAGTATAGGCTGTGCCAGCATAGCCCTTGCCCCAGCAAACCATAAGCAGGCATTGGAAGacactgaatcagcagcagcaacTGTGGCAACTTCTGGAATTCTCAGTCCATAGATGGTAAGGGAATCAAACAAGTAActgatcagaaggagattatattctCTCTTTGTTGGCCCTGAGGGCAGGACTCTGTCCATTCTCAGATCTGGTTCACAGTCCTAGGACAACAAGGAGGACTAACACACCAAATCTTGCAGCCCTAGTGGAGAGGGACTCTCCTCACAGTTGCAGGGCAGAAATGAGCGCTTGTGGTCATTCACAAACCAGAATACagccaggagagtagtaaacaccTCTCCTTAGGTCAtactaccttggaagaactgaaaatttacagaAGCATCTTTGAAAACAGCTACACAGAACTTCTGAATCTTGGGATAATGCATCCTACATCTTGAAAGCAGAGCCCCACTTTAacaaagaaaagtcaagaaacaaactggaaaataagcaaacaggCAAAAAATATTCtcatcatagaaagttactatggtgacaaggaaaatcaaaactcACAATTagaagatgacaaaattaaagttcCAACATCCaaagactccaagaaaaatatgaattgctctcAAGCCATGGAGGAGCccaaaatggattttgaaaatcaagtaagaaaggtagaaaaaattgggaaaagattttcaagaatatcatgaaaaataaattaacagtTTAGTAAAGAATGTGTgtgcacacgtgcacacacacacaaaacctaaagaaaagaaaatcttaaaaaacagaatagatcaaatgataaaagaagtacaaaaagtcattgagaaagagaatatcccaaaaagcagaattagacaaatgaaaaaagagccacaaaaattcactgaaggaaaaaaaacttcttataAAATAGAATTGTATAGAATTGGCAAAGtggaaaaggaggtataaaagctcattgtaaataataattccttaaaaattagaattgagcaaattaaAACTgttgactttatgagaaatcaagaaacaataaaacaaaatcaaaggaaagaaaaaatagaagacaatgtgaactatctcattagaaaaacaactgacttagaaaataaatgcagtagagcatttaaaaattattggatagCTAAAAggcatgatcaaaaaaaaagattatagacaAAGAAAACTTTACCagtcagtaaaaataaaaattgaaagaatttgccaataatttcctgaaagagatcccaaaatgaaaactcccaggaaggTCATAGTCAAGTTTTATAACTTCcagatcaatgaaaaaatatcaaccagaaagaaataattccagTATGATGGAACTACTgtagtcaggataatacaagatttagcactTTCAACATTAAAAGTTTGGATGGCcaggaatataatattccagagggcaaaggagctaggattttAAGTgagaatcacttacccagcaaaactgagtataatccttggggaggagaggaagaaggtgTCAGGGagaatggatattcaataaaataggactttcaagtattcttgatgaaaagaccagagatgaatagaaaatttgacttccaaatacaagactcaaaaaatcttaaaagaaaacctggaaagagaaatcataaggaatacaataaagttaaactgtttacattcctacatgggaaagtaatatttgtaactgataaaatatttttcatttttatgacaaTTAGAAGAAGTATACAAAGACAAGAGGGCATGGATAtgagttgaatgtgaagggatgatgtctttaaaaaataaaattaagagataagaaaaaggaatccactgggagaaaagaaagagagagttacaatggagtaaattatctcacatgaaagaggtaagaaaaagattttacaatggaagggaagagggggaagtgGGAGAGGGTGATTAGTAaaacttattctcatcagaattggctcaaagagagaataacataccCCCTCAGTTAGGTATGAAATATATCTTACCctacagaaaagtaggaggggaagggaataaaaggGGGTAGTGATACAAATGAGGGCAGATTGGGGATGGtagtaatcagaagcaaaacacttttgaagaggggcaggatgaaggaagaaaaaatagaaaaatgggggaaattgtttggatggagggaaatgcatTTAGCAATCAtaactataaaaaaaattgaaacaagtttctctgataaaaacttcatttctcaaatgagaatcaagtcaaatttataatgtaatcccaattgataaatcatcaaaagatTTGAATAGTTTTGAGATGAAGTATTCAAAGCTGTctatagccatattaaaaaaaactgctctaaatcactattgactggagaaatgcaaattaaaaacaattctgagatactacctcatgcttattagattggctaataggatagaaaaggaaattgaccAAATTTTGAGGGCATGGggagaaaatgagacattaatgcactgttaggAATTGTGAACTCATTCAACCATTCTTTAAAACcatttggaactatccccaaagggttataaaaccatgcatatcttttggtctagcaataccactactaagtctatatcccagaagtgatttttaaaaaaagaaaaaaacctatacatacaaaaatatttatagcagctcttttctggggggcaaagagttggaaattgagaagatgctca includes:
- the LOC127558698 gene encoding olfactory receptor 10T2; translated protein: MQRINQTIRVTKFILVGFSSLGELQMLLFVIFLFLYMTILLANATIMTVIRCSRSLHTPMYGFLFILSFSETCYTFVIIPQLLDHLLSDTKTISFVACATQLFFFLGFACTNCFLIAVMGYDRYVAICFPLRYMIIMNKRLGLGLISVSAATGFFIALVATNLICDMPFCGPNRVNHYFCDMAPVIKLACTDTHVKELVLFSLSILVIMVPFVLILISYGFIVNTILKIPSADGKRKAFATCASHLTVVIVHYGCASIIYLRPKSKSASDKDQLVAVTYTVVTPLLNPLVYSLRNQEVKAALKRVFWRPAPAKLV